Proteins encoded within one genomic window of Brachybacterium avium:
- a CDS encoding PAC2 family protein, whose translation MSRIAITAFHGWNDAGEAATGVIEHLHEVWPTRPAGAVDAEEFIDFQVNRPEIHTSEDGLRVIDWPDTRIHLVTPPRGPEIVTVMGPEPSLRWKRFCDEVLEQLQVLDVSSVIALGALLADSPHSRPLPVSAQVEPVPAQPVEGSELYTGPIGVPMILARRTASAGLRTTSIWVQVPHYVSQNSSPKAVLGLMREVQDLVSASIPLEELVEDAEAWERGVDELARTDEDVAEYVARLERAQDAAGLPEASGDAIAREFEQFLRRRRESE comes from the coding sequence ATGAGTCGAATTGCCATCACGGCTTTCCACGGATGGAACGATGCCGGCGAGGCAGCCACCGGGGTGATCGAGCATCTGCATGAGGTCTGGCCCACCCGACCGGCGGGCGCGGTCGATGCGGAGGAGTTCATCGATTTCCAGGTGAACCGCCCCGAGATCCACACGAGCGAGGACGGCCTGCGGGTCATCGATTGGCCGGACACCCGGATCCACCTGGTCACCCCGCCGCGCGGCCCCGAGATCGTGACGGTGATGGGCCCCGAGCCCTCGCTGCGCTGGAAGCGCTTCTGCGACGAGGTGCTCGAGCAGCTGCAGGTGCTGGACGTCAGCTCCGTGATCGCTCTCGGGGCCCTGCTCGCCGATTCGCCCCACTCCCGGCCGCTGCCGGTGTCCGCCCAGGTGGAGCCGGTGCCCGCCCAGCCCGTGGAGGGTTCCGAGCTGTACACCGGCCCGATCGGTGTGCCCATGATCCTGGCCCGTCGCACCGCCAGCGCCGGGCTGCGCACCACCAGCATCTGGGTGCAGGTCCCCCACTACGTCTCGCAGAACTCCTCCCCGAAGGCGGTGCTGGGGCTGATGCGGGAGGTGCAGGACCTTGTCAGCGCCTCGATCCCGCTCGAAGAGCTGGTCGAGGATGCGGAGGCCTGGGAGCGCGGGGTCGACGAGCTGGCGCGCACCGATGAGGACGTGGCCGAGTACGTCGCCCGGCTGGAGCGGGCCCAGGATGCGGCCGGCCTGCCGGAGGCCAGCGGCGACGCGATCGCCAGGGAGTTCGAGCAGTTCCTGCGCCGGCGCCGCGAGTCCGAGTGA
- a CDS encoding undecaprenyl-diphosphate phosphatase produces the protein MSFIEAVILGLVQGLSEFLPISSSAHVRVVGELMAPGQDAGAAFTAIIQLGTETAVLIYFWNDISRIIGKWFRALAGKIPHSDPDVRMGWLVILGSIPIGVLGLLLEEQIDYNLRNLYITAAMLIFFGILLGFADRIAPQRKELTQLTVRDGIIFGFAQALALIPGVSRSGGTITAGLLLGYKREAAARYAFLLAVPAVFASGLYKAAKEIPVLLTADGRAAAAAAGEPSLMAMVVATVVAFGVGYIVIVWFMRIIENHSYLMFVAYRIVAGLLLLGLLWFGAVDPLGGS, from the coding sequence ATGTCGTTCATCGAGGCGGTCATCCTGGGGCTGGTCCAGGGATTGTCCGAGTTCCTTCCGATCTCCTCGAGCGCCCACGTGCGCGTGGTCGGAGAGCTGATGGCCCCCGGTCAGGATGCTGGTGCGGCATTCACCGCGATCATCCAGCTCGGCACCGAGACGGCGGTGCTGATCTACTTCTGGAACGACATCAGCCGCATCATCGGCAAGTGGTTCCGCGCCCTGGCGGGAAAGATTCCGCATTCCGACCCGGATGTCCGGATGGGATGGCTGGTGATCCTCGGCTCCATCCCGATCGGTGTGCTGGGGCTGCTGCTCGAGGAGCAGATCGACTACAACCTGCGCAACCTCTACATCACCGCCGCGATGCTGATCTTCTTCGGCATCCTGCTCGGCTTCGCCGACCGGATCGCCCCGCAGCGCAAGGAGCTCACTCAGCTCACCGTGCGCGACGGCATCATCTTCGGCTTCGCCCAGGCGCTCGCGCTGATCCCCGGCGTCTCCCGCTCCGGCGGCACCATCACCGCGGGGCTCCTGCTGGGCTATAAGCGCGAGGCCGCCGCTCGCTACGCCTTCCTGCTCGCCGTCCCGGCGGTGTTCGCCTCCGGCCTCTACAAGGCGGCCAAGGAGATCCCGGTGCTGCTCACGGCCGACGGCCGGGCCGCGGCGGCGGCGGCGGGGGAGCCGTCCCTGATGGCGATGGTGGTCGCCACCGTGGTGGCCTTCGGCGTGGGCTACATCGTGATCGTCTGGTTCATGCGGATCATCGAGAACCACTCCTACCTGATGTTCGTCGCCTACCGCATCGTCGCAGGGCTGCTGCTGCTGGGCCTGCTCTGGTTCGGCGCGGTCGACCCGCTGGGAGGGTCCTGA
- a CDS encoding DNA primase produces the protein MNSDPRSALAALIAAFERHYEAAAASRGDDDPALDAATEQLATAFDAYDDALFDAYEIATPLIVFDDDDDDDDDDDDFDDLDDFEDEDDEDADDGYDDEDDSGR, from the coding sequence ATGAACTCGGATCCTCGCTCTGCTCTTGCTGCGCTGATCGCTGCCTTCGAACGTCACTACGAGGCGGCTGCCGCCTCGCGTGGCGATGACGACCCCGCTCTCGACGCGGCCACGGAGCAGCTCGCCACGGCCTTCGACGCCTATGACGACGCCCTCTTCGACGCCTACGAGATCGCCACCCCGCTCATCGTCTTCGACGATGACGATGACGACGATGATGACGACGACGACTTCGATGACCTCGACGACTTCGAGGACGAGGACGATGAGGACGCCGACGACGGGTACGACGACGAGGACGATTCCGGCCGCTGA